In Duganella zoogloeoides, a single genomic region encodes these proteins:
- a CDS encoding efflux transporter outer membrane subunit, which translates to MNKLQMIAKGVAPALAALLMTACAAPEFKQPAIDVPTAFKESQAPVPSEVATHIQTAADGSTWKQAQAAEAQPRGEWWLAFNDTALNELIAEATRANANLAVAAARVKQARAIAGVAEADRIPQVGANVGGQRQRASAPSLGLPDGTPVRPGNAYSANLSASYEIDLFGRVSSNVAAARNDAASVEATYRSVLLSVQADVAQTYFRLRATDAELETLARTVQTREEDVKVNQRRFDLGDIGEFDLSRARTELATVRSEAIGLQRQRVTAEHALAVLLGKPAASYTAGASPLLDTALLPVVPAGLPSSLLERRPDIAAAQRTMEAANARIGVARAAMFPALNLSATGGGAAAQSFSNVFEWSSRSWVLGALMSMPIIDGGRNKANITRSEGALEESVGTYRQSVLVAFAEVEDNLAGLRILAGQTAQMEAALVSARRSADLAQKLYAAGRSSYIDLLDAQRNLAAVERTAVQLRGNRAVTTVALIRALGGGWDSPTAQTVAQQ; encoded by the coding sequence ATGAACAAGCTGCAGATGATCGCCAAAGGCGTGGCTCCCGCGCTGGCCGCATTGCTGATGACCGCATGCGCCGCACCGGAGTTCAAGCAACCGGCCATCGACGTGCCGACCGCCTTCAAGGAATCGCAGGCGCCGGTGCCGTCGGAAGTGGCCACCCACATCCAGACCGCTGCCGACGGCAGCACCTGGAAACAGGCGCAAGCGGCCGAAGCGCAGCCGCGCGGCGAATGGTGGCTGGCCTTTAACGATACCGCTTTGAATGAGCTGATCGCTGAAGCCACCCGCGCCAACGCCAACCTGGCCGTGGCGGCCGCCCGCGTCAAGCAAGCCCGTGCCATCGCCGGCGTGGCCGAAGCGGACCGCATTCCGCAAGTGGGCGCCAACGTCGGCGGCCAGCGCCAGCGCGCTTCGGCGCCGTCGCTCGGCCTGCCGGACGGCACACCGGTCCGTCCGGGGAATGCGTACAGCGCCAACCTGTCGGCCAGCTACGAGATCGACCTGTTCGGCCGCGTGTCGTCCAACGTGGCGGCGGCCCGTAACGATGCCGCCTCGGTCGAGGCGACCTACCGCTCGGTGCTGCTGTCGGTGCAGGCCGACGTGGCCCAGACCTATTTCCGTCTGCGCGCCACCGACGCTGAACTGGAAACCCTGGCCCGCACCGTGCAGACGCGGGAAGAGGATGTGAAGGTCAACCAGCGCCGCTTCGACCTCGGCGACATCGGCGAATTCGACCTGTCGCGCGCCAGGACCGAACTGGCGACCGTGCGTTCGGAAGCGATCGGGCTGCAACGCCAGCGCGTGACGGCCGAGCATGCGCTGGCTGTCCTGCTGGGCAAACCGGCGGCCAGCTACACGGCCGGCGCCAGCCCGCTGCTCGATACCGCGCTGCTGCCGGTGGTACCGGCCGGCCTGCCGTCGTCGCTGCTCGAGCGCCGTCCCGACATCGCTGCCGCGCAGCGCACCATGGAGGCGGCCAACGCCCGCATCGGCGTGGCCCGTGCGGCCATGTTCCCGGCGCTGAACCTGAGCGCCACCGGCGGCGGCGCGGCGGCGCAGTCGTTCTCGAATGTGTTCGAGTGGAGCAGCCGTTCGTGGGTGCTGGGGGCGCTGATGTCGATGCCGATCATCGACGGTGGCCGCAACAAGGCCAACATCACGCGCAGCGAAGGCGCGCTGGAAGAATCGGTCGGCACGTATCGCCAGAGCGTGCTCGTCGCTTTCGCCGAGGTGGAAGACAACCTGGCCGGCCTGCGCATCCTGGCGGGACAAACCGCGCAGATGGAAGCGGCGCTGGTGTCGGCGCGCCGTTCGGCCGACCTGGCGCAAAAACTGTACGCGGCAGGCCGGTCGAGTTATATCGACCTGCTCGACGCGCAGCGCAACCTGGCGGCGGTGGAGCGCACGGCGGTGCAACTGCGGGGCAACCGCGCAGTAACCACGGTGGCGCTGATCCGGGCGCTGGGCGGCGGCTGGGACAGCCCGACCGCGCAGACGGTGGCGCAGCAGTAA
- the ligD gene encoding DNA ligase D → MTASLKTYKSKRDFTITPEPAEGGAEGGEHLAFVIQKHWASRLHYDFRLELDGVMMSWAVPKGPSYDTHDKRMAVHVEDHPISYNDFEGTIPARQYGAGKVIIWDKGSWRPLDDPRKGLAAGNLKFTLHGHKLRGRWVLVRMRGKGEKQEPWLLIKEKDDYARPATEFSVIDEMPDSVKALPMPEGAGKLTPVPAKASNTGPGAAATKAAKASNATKTVKVTKTAKDNDANEAAQAANGTRAATAARPAKAAKAPSKVALPEKLSPQLATLVDGPPSNPQDWLFEIKFDGYRILARVDGKDIRLITRNGNDWTHKLQPLQKALTSMKLPPGWYDGEIVVHNDAGRPDFGLLQNAFDANAPGDIVYFLFDAPYLDGRDLRGTPLEERRAQLQAVLDQRPNDTVRYSAALAAAPEDMIAAACSMGLEGIIGKRRDASYTARRSGSWIKLKCGQRQEFVIGGYTDPQGARSSFGSLLLGTYDADGALRYAGNVGSGFDGDALRDLKAKMDKLAVAKSPFAASREIDRKAHWLKPTLVAEVAFGEWTSAGSIRHAVFKGLRTDKQATAIVRELPAHLKEEPAVTDTDTESMVARKLPASLKVTNPDRVIDKQTGATKIDLVRYYALVGALMLPHLKGRPVSLVRAPAGVGGELFFQKHADTDKMDGVRNLKQSLDPGHAPMLEVATQKGLLSAAQWNVVELHTQNANATTYEKPNRMVFDLDPGKGIDWKQVQEAAMLMKAFLDHLGLPAFLKTSGGKGLHVVVPIKPGYGWDDVKAFSQAIVAHMAHNIPERFVLKSGPSNRVGKIFIDYLRNGRGSTTACAWSARARPGLGISVPVSWEELGELRGGDHWTVATVHTRLDVGNAPWDGYAKAAKGLAPAMKMLDFKPEK, encoded by the coding sequence ATGACAGCCTCTCTCAAAACCTACAAGTCCAAGCGCGACTTCACCATCACCCCGGAACCGGCCGAAGGCGGCGCCGAGGGCGGTGAACACCTGGCGTTCGTGATCCAGAAACACTGGGCCAGCCGGCTCCATTACGACTTCCGCCTGGAACTCGACGGCGTGATGATGAGCTGGGCCGTGCCCAAGGGGCCCAGCTACGACACCCACGACAAGCGCATGGCGGTGCACGTGGAAGACCACCCGATTTCGTACAACGACTTCGAAGGCACGATCCCGGCCAGGCAATATGGCGCCGGGAAAGTGATCATCTGGGACAAGGGCAGCTGGCGGCCACTCGATGACCCGCGCAAGGGCCTCGCCGCCGGCAACCTCAAGTTCACGCTGCACGGCCACAAGCTGCGCGGCCGCTGGGTGCTGGTGCGCATGCGCGGCAAGGGCGAAAAGCAGGAGCCGTGGCTGCTGATCAAGGAGAAGGATGATTATGCGCGGCCGGCCACCGAATTTTCCGTGATCGACGAAATGCCCGACAGCGTGAAGGCGCTGCCGATGCCCGAGGGGGCGGGCAAGTTGACGCCGGTACCTGCGAAGGCTTCCAATACCGGTCCCGGCGCCGCAGCGACAAAGGCGGCCAAGGCCAGCAACGCGACGAAGACTGTCAAGGTCACGAAGACCGCCAAGGACAACGACGCCAACGAGGCTGCTCAAGCTGCGAACGGCACCAGGGCTGCAACGGCAGCCAGACCTGCAAAAGCGGCCAAGGCGCCCTCCAAAGTCGCGCTGCCCGAAAAACTGTCGCCCCAACTGGCCACGCTGGTGGACGGCCCGCCGTCAAATCCGCAGGACTGGCTATTCGAGATCAAGTTCGACGGCTACCGCATCCTGGCGCGCGTTGACGGCAAGGATATTCGCCTGATTACCCGCAACGGCAACGACTGGACCCACAAGCTGCAGCCGCTACAAAAAGCGCTGACCAGCATGAAGCTGCCGCCCGGGTGGTACGACGGCGAGATCGTCGTGCACAACGACGCAGGCCGGCCCGACTTCGGCCTGCTGCAAAATGCCTTTGACGCCAACGCGCCGGGCGACATCGTCTACTTCCTGTTCGACGCGCCATACCTCGATGGCCGCGACCTGCGCGGCACGCCGCTCGAGGAACGCCGCGCGCAGCTGCAAGCGGTGCTCGATCAACGCCCCAACGACACGGTACGCTACAGCGCCGCGCTGGCCGCCGCGCCGGAGGACATGATCGCTGCCGCCTGCAGCATGGGCCTCGAAGGCATCATCGGCAAGCGGCGCGATGCGTCTTACACCGCGCGGCGCAGCGGCAGCTGGATCAAGCTCAAATGCGGCCAGCGCCAGGAGTTCGTCATCGGCGGCTACACCGACCCGCAGGGTGCGCGCAGCAGCTTCGGCTCGCTGCTGCTGGGCACCTACGACGCCGATGGTGCATTGCGCTATGCAGGCAACGTGGGCAGCGGTTTCGATGGCGATGCCTTGCGCGACCTGAAGGCGAAAATGGACAAGCTGGCGGTCGCAAAAAGCCCGTTCGCAGCGAGCCGCGAGATCGACCGCAAGGCGCACTGGCTCAAGCCCACGCTGGTGGCGGAGGTGGCGTTCGGCGAATGGACCAGCGCCGGCTCGATCCGGCACGCAGTGTTCAAGGGGCTGCGCACGGACAAGCAGGCCACGGCCATCGTGCGTGAGTTGCCTGCGCACTTGAAGGAGGAACCAGCAGTGACGGATACCGATACTGAATCGATGGTGGCGCGCAAGCTGCCCGCATCTCTCAAGGTCACCAACCCGGACCGCGTGATCGACAAGCAAACCGGCGCCACCAAGATCGACCTAGTACGCTATTACGCGCTGGTTGGCGCGCTGATGCTGCCGCATTTGAAAGGCCGTCCCGTCTCGCTGGTGCGCGCACCGGCGGGTGTCGGTGGCGAACTGTTTTTCCAGAAGCACGCCGATACCGACAAGATGGACGGGGTCAGGAACCTCAAGCAGTCGCTCGATCCCGGGCACGCGCCGATGCTGGAAGTTGCGACGCAAAAGGGCCTGCTGTCGGCAGCGCAATGGAACGTGGTGGAGCTGCACACGCAAAACGCCAACGCCACCACGTATGAGAAGCCCAATCGCATGGTGTTCGATCTCGACCCGGGCAAGGGCATCGATTGGAAACAGGTGCAGGAGGCTGCCATGCTGATGAAGGCCTTCCTCGACCACCTGGGCTTGCCGGCATTTTTAAAAACCAGCGGCGGCAAGGGGCTGCACGTGGTCGTGCCAATCAAGCCCGGTTATGGCTGGGATGACGTGAAGGCATTCTCGCAGGCAATCGTCGCGCACATGGCGCACAACATCCCCGAGCGCTTCGTGCTCAAAAGTGGGCCAAGCAACCGGGTAGGGAAGATTTTCATCGACTACCTGCGCAATGGTCGCGGCTCCACCACCGCGTGCGCCTGGTCGGCCCGGGCGCGGCCCGGGCTGGGGATTTCGGTGCCGGTGAGCTGGGAGGAACTGGGCGAGCTGCGCGGCGGCGACCACTGGACGGTAGCCACCGTGCACACGCGGCTGGACGTGGGTAATGCGCCGTGGGATGGCTATGCCAAGGCGGCCAAGGGACTGGCCCCGGCGATGAAGATGCTCGACTTTAAACCGGAGAAGTGA
- a CDS encoding alpha/beta hydrolase, with amino-acid sequence MSAQTKLAADQPLPELSDRIKVRALEVGGAEGPLAARLYTSGDTGKRDAGKRDTLLVFFHPGGFVGGDLDGADIFLRHMADDNPHVAVLSSSYTLATVRAFPAAVEDAHAVMNWAKKNKAKTAWTGKRLLVCGIEAGANLAAVCALMSRDRGGPALAGQILIMPMLDPGLTTCSMREMQQAPELLEVADACAAAYAGYLPNCADRTHPYASPLQSSRLKNLAPALILSAEDDPLRDEAEQYGAKLIANGVKTSVIRMPPALQSEAGERNECACKCIALGEIATFIAGLDRADAAPLSQE; translated from the coding sequence ATGAGCGCGCAAACGAAGCTGGCGGCAGATCAGCCCCTGCCCGAACTGTCCGACCGCATCAAGGTGCGGGCGCTGGAAGTTGGCGGCGCCGAAGGCCCGCTGGCGGCGCGCCTGTACACCAGTGGTGATACCGGTAAACGCGATGCCGGCAAGCGCGACACTTTGCTGGTGTTCTTCCACCCGGGTGGTTTCGTGGGCGGCGACCTCGATGGCGCCGACATCTTCCTGCGCCATATGGCCGACGACAATCCGCACGTTGCCGTGCTGTCCTCGAGCTACACGCTGGCGACCGTTCGCGCGTTCCCGGCAGCGGTGGAAGACGCCCACGCGGTAATGAACTGGGCCAAGAAGAACAAGGCCAAGACGGCATGGACCGGCAAGCGCCTGCTGGTATGCGGCATCGAGGCGGGCGCCAACCTGGCCGCGGTGTGCGCGCTGATGTCGCGCGACCGCGGCGGCCCCGCACTGGCTGGCCAGATACTGATCATGCCCATGCTCGACCCTGGCCTGACCACCTGCTCGATGCGCGAAATGCAGCAGGCGCCGGAACTGCTGGAAGTGGCCGATGCCTGCGCCGCCGCCTACGCCGGCTACCTGCCGAACTGCGCCGACCGCACCCACCCGTATGCTTCGCCGCTGCAATCGAGCCGCCTGAAAAACCTGGCCCCCGCCCTGATCCTGTCCGCCGAGGACGATCCGCTGCGCGACGAGGCCGAACAGTATGGCGCCAAGCTGATTGCCAACGGCGTCAAGACCTCGGTGATCCGCATGCCCCCCGCGCTGCAGTCCGAAGCGGGAGAGCGCAACGAGTGCGCGTGCAAATGCATCGCGCTCGGCGAGATCGCCACCTTTATCGCCGGTTTGGACCGCGCCGACGCGGCCCCGTTGTCACAGGAATAG
- a CDS encoding efflux RND transporter permease subunit produces the protein MNISRFFVDKPIFSAVLSIIIFVAGLISIFKLPISEYPDVVPPSVVVRAQYPGANPKIIAETVAAPLEEQINGVENMLYMSSQNTSDGALALTVTFKIGTNVEQAETQVQNRVQRALPRLPEEVRQIGVTTVKSSPNLTMVVHLLSPNGRYDDLYLRNYAVLNVKDQLARLPGMGEVQLFGSGDYAMRVWLDPQKVAARGMTAGDIVDAIREQNVQVAAGVIGQGPSKGADFQLTVNTHGRLQSEEEFGNIIVKASADGAVTLLKDVARLEMGSNSYALRSLLNNKSAAAIPIFEAPNANALQLSADVRSTMERLSKDFPEGVAYDIVYDPTQFVRESIKSVIHTLIEAIVLVALVVIIFLQTWRASIIPLLAVPVSVVGTFAVMLAFGFSINTLSLFGLVLAIGIVVDDAIVVVENVERNIHDGLSPHDATIQAMKEVSGPIIAIALVLCAVFVPIAFVSGLSGQFYKQFALTIAISTVISAFSSLTLAPALAAALLKPHDAPKDIVTRGMDKVFGGFFGWFNRFFNRASNNYEKGVTGVLKRKGGSLVVYAVLAVAAGLMFKVVPPGFVPAQDKQYLIGFAQLPDAASLDRTDAVIRKMSDIAKDIPGVANSIAFPGLSINGFTNAPNAGIVFVGLSDFHERTGKEQSAEAIAGEINKRMGAIEGAFVMVLPPPPVNGLGTTGGFKLMLEDRDNLGYDALYKAVQAVQAKAATNPKLAGVFSSYQINVPQLFADVDRVKAKQLGVPLNTIYQTLQINLGSLYVNDFNQFGRTYQVRVQADQQFRSHAEDMGQLKVRNDRGEMIPLSSLMRVKDSYGPDRVQRYNAFVAAEINGAPAPGVSSGEAQAEMTKIVEEVLPKGISYEWTELVYQDILSGNTMMYVFPLCVLLVFLVLAAQYESWTLPLAVILIVPMSILCALIGVKLTAGDNNVFTQIALFVLVGLASKNAILIVEFARELELHGRTIVEAALESCRLRLRPILMTSIAFIMGVLPLVFSSGAGSEMRHAMGVAVFAGMLGVTFFGLFLTPVFYVMLRKLSVRLERNKTVVTGEPAVTAPKLEGTH, from the coding sequence ATGAACATCTCCCGATTTTTTGTCGACAAGCCGATTTTCTCGGCCGTTCTGTCGATCATTATCTTCGTTGCCGGCCTGATTTCGATCTTCAAGCTGCCGATCTCCGAGTACCCGGACGTGGTGCCGCCATCGGTGGTGGTGCGCGCGCAGTACCCGGGCGCCAACCCCAAGATCATCGCCGAAACCGTGGCTGCGCCATTGGAAGAGCAGATCAACGGCGTCGAGAACATGCTGTACATGTCCTCGCAAAACACGTCCGACGGCGCCCTGGCGCTGACCGTCACCTTCAAGATCGGCACCAACGTCGAGCAGGCTGAAACGCAAGTGCAGAACCGCGTCCAGCGCGCCTTGCCACGGCTGCCGGAAGAAGTGCGCCAGATCGGCGTGACGACCGTCAAGTCGTCGCCCAATCTGACCATGGTGGTCCACCTGCTGTCGCCCAATGGCCGCTACGACGACCTGTACCTGCGTAACTACGCGGTGCTGAACGTCAAGGACCAGCTGGCGCGCCTGCCCGGCATGGGCGAGGTACAGCTGTTCGGTTCTGGCGACTACGCCATGCGTGTGTGGCTCGATCCGCAAAAAGTCGCTGCGCGCGGCATGACCGCCGGCGACATCGTCGATGCGATCCGCGAGCAGAACGTGCAGGTCGCCGCCGGTGTGATCGGCCAGGGCCCGAGCAAGGGCGCGGACTTCCAGCTCACCGTTAATACACACGGTCGCCTGCAAAGCGAAGAAGAATTCGGCAACATCATCGTCAAGGCCAGCGCCGACGGCGCCGTCACGCTGCTCAAAGACGTGGCGCGCCTGGAGATGGGGTCGAACTCGTACGCACTGCGCTCGCTGCTGAACAACAAGTCGGCTGCCGCGATTCCGATTTTCGAAGCGCCGAACGCCAATGCGCTGCAACTGTCGGCCGACGTGCGCTCCACCATGGAACGCCTGTCGAAAGACTTCCCGGAAGGCGTCGCCTACGACATCGTCTATGACCCGACCCAGTTCGTGCGCGAATCGATCAAGTCGGTGATCCACACGCTGATCGAAGCGATCGTGCTGGTGGCCCTGGTGGTGATCATCTTCCTGCAAACCTGGCGCGCCTCGATCATTCCGCTGCTGGCCGTGCCGGTATCGGTGGTCGGTACCTTTGCGGTGATGCTGGCCTTCGGCTTCTCGATCAATACGCTGTCGCTGTTCGGCCTGGTGCTGGCCATCGGTATCGTGGTCGATGATGCGATCGTGGTGGTGGAAAACGTGGAACGTAACATCCACGACGGCCTGTCGCCGCACGACGCGACGATCCAGGCGATGAAAGAAGTCAGTGGTCCGATCATTGCGATCGCCCTGGTGCTGTGCGCCGTGTTCGTGCCGATCGCTTTCGTTTCCGGTCTGTCCGGCCAGTTCTACAAGCAGTTCGCGCTGACCATCGCCATTTCCACCGTGATTTCGGCATTCAGCTCGCTGACCCTGGCCCCGGCCCTGGCTGCAGCCCTGCTCAAACCGCACGACGCCCCGAAAGACATCGTCACCCGTGGCATGGACAAGGTATTCGGCGGCTTCTTCGGCTGGTTCAACCGCTTCTTCAACCGCGCGTCGAACAACTATGAAAAAGGCGTAACCGGCGTCCTGAAACGCAAGGGCGGCTCGCTGGTGGTGTATGCCGTGCTGGCCGTGGCTGCCGGTTTGATGTTCAAGGTCGTGCCGCCGGGCTTCGTGCCGGCGCAGGACAAGCAGTACCTGATCGGCTTTGCCCAACTGCCTGACGCTGCCTCGCTCGACCGTACCGACGCCGTGATCCGCAAGATGTCGGACATCGCCAAGGACATCCCTGGCGTGGCCAACTCGATCGCATTCCCGGGCCTGTCGATCAACGGTTTCACCAATGCGCCGAACGCCGGTATCGTGTTCGTGGGCTTGAGCGACTTCCATGAGCGCACCGGCAAGGAGCAGTCGGCCGAAGCCATCGCCGGCGAAATCAACAAGCGCATGGGCGCCATCGAAGGTGCGTTCGTGATGGTGCTGCCGCCGCCGCCGGTCAACGGCCTCGGTACCACCGGCGGCTTCAAGCTGATGCTGGAAGACCGCGACAACCTTGGTTACGACGCGCTGTATAAAGCAGTGCAGGCGGTGCAAGCGAAGGCCGCGACCAACCCGAAACTCGCTGGCGTGTTCTCGAGCTACCAGATCAACGTGCCGCAATTGTTCGCCGACGTCGATCGCGTGAAAGCCAAGCAGCTCGGTGTGCCTCTCAACACGATTTACCAGACCTTGCAGATCAACCTCGGTTCGCTGTACGTGAACGACTTCAACCAGTTTGGCCGTACCTACCAGGTGCGCGTGCAGGCCGACCAGCAGTTCCGTTCGCACGCCGAAGACATGGGCCAGCTCAAGGTGCGCAACGACCGTGGCGAAATGATCCCGCTGTCGTCGCTGATGCGCGTGAAAGACAGCTATGGCCCGGACCGCGTGCAGCGTTACAACGCCTTCGTCGCCGCCGAGATCAACGGCGCACCGGCCCCTGGCGTATCGTCGGGCGAAGCGCAGGCGGAGATGACCAAGATCGTCGAGGAAGTGCTGCCGAAGGGTATTTCGTACGAGTGGACCGAACTGGTTTACCAGGACATCCTGTCCGGTAACACCATGATGTACGTGTTCCCGCTGTGCGTGCTGCTGGTATTCCTGGTACTGGCTGCCCAATACGAAAGCTGGACCCTGCCGCTGGCCGTGATCCTGATCGTGCCGATGTCGATCCTGTGCGCCCTGATCGGCGTGAAACTGACCGCCGGCGACAACAACGTGTTTACCCAGATCGCGCTGTTCGTGCTGGTGGGGCTGGCCTCGAAAAACGCGATCCTGATCGTGGAATTTGCCCGCGAACTGGAACTGCACGGCCGCACCATCGTCGAAGCGGCGCTGGAATCGTGCCGCCTGCGTCTGCGTCCGATCCTGATGACGTCGATCGCCTTCATCATGGGCGTGCTGCCCCTGGTGTTCTCGAGCGGCGCCGGTTCGGAAATGCGTCATGCGATGGGTGTGGCGGTGTTTGCCGGCATGCTGGGCGTGACCTTCTTCGGCCTGTTCCTGACGCCCGTGTTCTACGTCATGCTGCGCAAACTGTCGGTCAGGCTGGAACGCAACAAAACCGTGGTGACCGGCGAGCCCGCCGTCACCGCACCAAAACTGGAAGGGACCCATTAA
- a CDS encoding efflux RND transporter periplasmic adaptor subunit → MKTIKQMTALAGPLAAAMALAGLATIGLTGCEEANSKNAQAQGAPQGGPPVSAAAVVEKTLTETQEFSGRLEAIEQVQIRPRVAGFITAINFKPGSQVKKGDVLFVIDARPFQAEANRAEAAAGSARAKAELAKLEMNRAEKLLADKAIAQREFDERSSNFKQLDADARAAQAQYEAAKLNVDYTRVTSPISGRVSKAEITLGNLVDASAVLTSVVSLENIYASFDGDEETYLRVGAAAHKGQPAVVRIGLANEEGFPHEGKLEFVDNQLDARSGSVRMRARLANDDGSLVPGLFARVQLAGSTGAKPVMLINDRAVSTDQNRKFVFVVGAGNKAEYRPVTLGPQVDGLRVVRSGLKTGEKIVVNGLQRVRPGAPITPTMVAMDADPLAANVAQPEAKKDEKVAAVADAKAGTTKE, encoded by the coding sequence ATGAAAACCATTAAACAAATGACCGCTCTGGCTGGGCCGCTGGCCGCCGCCATGGCGCTGGCGGGCCTGGCCACCATTGGTCTCACCGGTTGCGAAGAAGCCAACAGCAAGAATGCCCAGGCCCAGGGCGCGCCGCAAGGTGGGCCGCCGGTGTCTGCCGCGGCGGTGGTTGAGAAGACGCTGACCGAAACCCAGGAATTCTCGGGCCGCCTCGAAGCGATCGAGCAGGTGCAGATCCGTCCCCGCGTGGCCGGTTTTATTACCGCGATCAACTTCAAGCCCGGCAGCCAGGTGAAAAAGGGCGACGTGCTGTTCGTGATCGACGCCCGTCCATTCCAGGCAGAAGCCAACCGCGCCGAAGCGGCTGCCGGTTCGGCGCGCGCCAAGGCCGAACTGGCCAAACTCGAAATGAACCGTGCCGAAAAGCTGCTGGCCGATAAGGCCATCGCCCAGCGCGAATTCGACGAGCGCTCGTCCAACTTCAAGCAGCTCGACGCCGATGCCCGCGCAGCGCAAGCCCAGTACGAAGCGGCCAAGCTCAATGTCGATTACACCCGCGTGACGTCGCCGATCAGCGGCCGCGTGTCGAAAGCGGAAATCACGCTGGGCAACCTGGTCGATGCGTCGGCCGTGCTGACCTCCGTGGTTTCGCTGGAAAACATCTACGCTTCGTTCGACGGCGACGAAGAAACCTATTTGCGCGTGGGCGCTGCCGCCCACAAGGGCCAGCCGGCCGTGGTGCGTATCGGCCTGGCCAACGAAGAAGGTTTCCCGCACGAAGGCAAGCTCGAATTCGTCGACAACCAGCTCGATGCCCGCAGCGGTTCGGTGCGCATGCGTGCCCGCCTGGCCAATGACGATGGTTCCTTGGTGCCAGGCCTGTTCGCCCGCGTGCAACTGGCCGGTTCGACCGGCGCCAAGCCCGTCATGCTGATCAACGACCGCGCCGTGAGCACCGACCAGAATCGCAAGTTCGTGTTCGTGGTCGGCGCCGGCAACAAGGCCGAGTACCGTCCGGTCACGCTGGGCCCGCAAGTCGATGGCCTGCGCGTGGTGCGCTCCGGCCTGAAGACGGGCGAGAAGATCGTCGTCAACGGCCTGCAGCGCGTGCGCCCCGGCGCACCGATCACGCCGACCATGGTGGCGATGGACGCCGATCCGCTGGCCGCCAATGTCGCGCAGCCGGAAGCCAAAAAAGATGAAAAAGTCGCCGCAGTCGCTGATGCGAAAGCCGGCACTACCAAGGAATAA
- the ku gene encoding non-homologous end joining protein Ku: MAARALWKGAISFGLVHIPVDLYTAVQEHDLDLSMLDRRDFSPVGYKRYNKKNGKDVDWDDIVKGYEYEGGEYVVLSDEDLKRANVEATGTIDIQAFVDAADVPLTYYEHPYYLAPSKGGAKVYALLRETLRKAGKIGIATVVIRTKQHLCALVCMDDKIVLNTLRFETEIRDSEDLKLPPATLKGAGISDKELKMALSLVEGMTEEWNPAQYHDTYKEDVMALVKKKIKAGQTKTLTAPEPERKAPKSSNVVDLVALLQDSLGKRPGKASAKARPTAADEDEAEEKAPAPRKRAAATKSAPAKAKAAPRKPAAKSSTARKAA, from the coding sequence GTGGCCGCCCGCGCATTGTGGAAAGGCGCCATCAGCTTCGGCCTGGTGCACATCCCGGTGGACCTGTACACAGCGGTGCAGGAGCACGACCTCGACCTGTCGATGCTGGACCGGCGCGATTTTTCCCCCGTGGGCTACAAGCGCTATAACAAGAAGAACGGCAAGGACGTCGATTGGGACGATATCGTCAAGGGCTACGAGTACGAGGGCGGCGAATACGTGGTGCTCTCCGACGAGGACCTCAAGCGCGCCAACGTGGAAGCCACGGGGACCATCGACATCCAGGCCTTTGTCGATGCGGCCGACGTGCCGCTCACCTATTACGAGCACCCCTATTATCTGGCGCCATCGAAAGGCGGCGCCAAGGTGTATGCGCTGCTGCGCGAAACCCTGCGCAAGGCTGGCAAGATCGGCATCGCCACGGTGGTGATCCGCACCAAGCAGCACCTGTGCGCGCTGGTGTGCATGGACGACAAGATCGTGCTCAACACGCTGCGCTTCGAGACCGAGATCCGCGACAGCGAAGACCTCAAGCTGCCACCCGCCACGCTCAAGGGCGCCGGCATCAGCGACAAGGAACTGAAAATGGCGCTGTCGCTGGTCGAGGGCATGACCGAGGAATGGAACCCGGCGCAGTACCACGACACGTACAAGGAAGACGTGATGGCACTGGTCAAGAAAAAGATCAAGGCCGGCCAGACCAAGACCCTGACCGCGCCTGAGCCGGAGCGCAAGGCGCCCAAGTCGTCGAACGTGGTGGACCTGGTGGCGTTGTTGCAGGACAGCCTGGGCAAACGGCCGGGCAAAGCGTCTGCCAAGGCCAGGCCGACTGCTGCGGACGAAGACGAGGCGGAAGAAAAGGCGCCGGCGCCGCGCAAGCGGGCAGCGGCCACCAAGTCGGCCCCTGCCAAAGCCAAGGCGGCGCCTCGCAAGCCCGCCGCCAAGTCATCGACTGCGCGCAAGGCGGCTTGA